The uncultured Cohaesibacter sp. genome window below encodes:
- a CDS encoding M20/M25/M40 family metallo-hydrolase: MIAVDTTFPPGEGYGAFADLAQSLFEPLSFGFERVSVPEGLWKTRSGKASGERINLIGERVTGKPVCGLYFHVDTVPVAPGWTFEPFAMTKMDDRLYGLGAADMKGTMAACYLALKVAKDHAVPLAYDPMLLFCTDEESGLYPGIRYLAEQGYLKGHILNFNGSAAPRVWAGCFGVFALTLTIRGVPVHAGDGNRSGAGANAIEASIPLMNALMALKEKVGARASKLAPAPGASGPLRPQLYIAAANGGTAPGQVPGRFELLIGRRYAPEESYADARAEIEACIHAALDDLDMITYGIEQTSHLTPTADPDGAHWPRWQKALSAGFGYRKKDFAKWGAASCSDFGYVQQAGVMQEILLGGLGRPSSNVHGPDEHTTSPDIIALAKSVLSYLAADFEPDMNPDQK, encoded by the coding sequence ATGATCGCTGTCGATACCACTTTCCCCCCGGGAGAGGGCTATGGAGCGTTTGCGGATCTGGCGCAATCGCTGTTTGAACCGCTGTCTTTCGGTTTTGAACGGGTGTCGGTGCCCGAAGGTCTCTGGAAGACCCGTTCGGGCAAGGCGTCCGGCGAACGGATCAATCTTATTGGTGAGCGTGTAACGGGTAAGCCGGTCTGTGGGCTCTATTTCCACGTCGATACGGTTCCCGTTGCACCGGGATGGACCTTCGAGCCATTTGCCATGACCAAGATGGATGATCGGCTCTACGGGCTGGGCGCTGCGGACATGAAGGGCACCATGGCTGCCTGTTATCTGGCGCTTAAGGTGGCCAAGGATCATGCTGTTCCGCTCGCCTATGACCCGATGCTGCTGTTTTGCACGGACGAGGAATCCGGCCTCTATCCGGGTATCCGCTATCTGGCGGAACAGGGCTATCTCAAGGGCCATATTCTCAATTTCAACGGCTCTGCGGCGCCGCGCGTCTGGGCCGGATGCTTTGGCGTCTTTGCGCTCACGCTGACCATTCGCGGCGTGCCCGTGCATGCGGGCGACGGCAACCGCAGCGGGGCAGGGGCCAATGCCATCGAAGCCAGCATCCCGCTGATGAATGCGCTTATGGCACTCAAGGAAAAGGTTGGTGCGCGCGCCTCCAAGCTGGCGCCGGCTCCCGGTGCAAGCGGTCCCTTGCGGCCCCAGCTCTATATCGCAGCTGCCAATGGCGGGACGGCACCCGGTCAGGTGCCGGGGCGTTTCGAGTTGCTGATCGGGCGGCGCTACGCGCCCGAAGAATCCTACGCGGACGCCCGCGCCGAGATCGAGGCATGCATTCATGCTGCTCTCGATGATCTCGACATGATCACCTATGGCATCGAGCAGACATCCCATCTGACCCCGACAGCTGACCCGGACGGGGCCCACTGGCCACGTTGGCAGAAGGCGCTCAGCGCGGGCTTTGGTTATCGCAAGAAGGACTTTGCCAAATGGGGTGCGGCCAGCTGTTCGGACTTCGGATATGTCCAGCAGGCCGGTGTGATGCAGGAAATCCTGCTGGGAGGGCTGGGGAGGCCTTCCAGCAATGTCCATGGCCCGGACGAACATACGACTTCGCCAGATATCATCGCGCTTGCCAAGAGCGTGCTGTCCTATCTGGCCGCAGATTTCGAACCGGATATGAATCCGGATCAAAAATAA
- a CDS encoding GntR family transcriptional regulator — MKDDETLMALFPKATQEDDFSPSMADRAQPLYLVVKRQIFEAIMMGKWPAGTVLPSEVELARMLRVSVGTIRRALSELTNEGMLSRRRKTGTVVTGRTPQHSLRFFFQYFRLHGLDGSLQHSQARNLSLVFGEATDIESENLSVEPATPVMRLSRVRSVHDKPVMVETVTMPSEHLTDFPRNAEDVPALLYLYLLEHYDIRISAVREKIAAELANEDDLVHLQLEAPSAVLTIEEVAYDQTGTPVLFTKHRATTRSHRYINELQ, encoded by the coding sequence ATGAAAGATGACGAGACACTGATGGCCCTTTTCCCCAAGGCGACGCAGGAAGATGATTTTTCACCGTCCATGGCTGACAGGGCCCAACCCCTCTACCTCGTGGTCAAGAGACAAATCTTTGAAGCTATCATGATGGGAAAATGGCCCGCAGGCACCGTCTTGCCCAGCGAAGTCGAACTGGCGCGGATGCTGCGCGTCTCTGTCGGAACCATCCGCCGGGCCCTCAGCGAACTGACGAATGAAGGCATGCTCAGCCGCCGTCGCAAGACCGGCACTGTGGTAACTGGTCGCACCCCCCAGCACAGCCTCCGCTTCTTCTTTCAATATTTCCGCCTGCACGGACTGGACGGATCCCTGCAGCATTCGCAGGCCAGAAACCTGTCGCTGGTTTTCGGAGAGGCTACGGATATCGAATCAGAAAATCTAAGCGTTGAACCAGCCACCCCGGTCATGCGCCTGTCGCGTGTGCGCAGCGTTCACGACAAGCCCGTAATGGTTGAAACCGTAACGATGCCATCGGAACATTTGACGGATTTCCCGCGCAATGCGGAGGACGTCCCGGCCCTGCTCTATCTGTATCTGCTTGAGCATTACGACATTCGCATCTCGGCCGTGCGGGAAAAGATCGCGGCGGAATTGGCAAATGAGGATGACCTCGTCCATCTGCAACTGGAAGCCCCGAGCGCCGTCTTGACGATCGAGGAAGTGGCCTATGATCAGACCGGCACCCCGGTGCTTTTCACCAAACACCGGGCGACCACCCGCAGCCATCGCTACATCAACGAATTGCAGTAG